Part of the Impatiens glandulifera chromosome 8, dImpGla2.1, whole genome shotgun sequence genome is shown below.
tagaaCTTTCTAAAACTCAATGGAATCTTCTAAAGTGTTCCAGATAAGATTTCTCTAAAATCTTCtagaaactatatatattatgatatttggGTTATATAATACTTATGAGCCCAAACTAATACTAACACTAAAcatcaaaattcaaatcaagtttatattttaacacTGTCCCTCATTACCAACGGATTATTATGGATTTAGAGTTTCATTTAATCAAGTTGGTTGTTGATGCGTTAACACCAGGAAGAAGTTTCAGGTGAGGTGGTTTTTTTCCGTTGTCGGAAGAAGTTCCAGATGAGACAACGAAGAACTTAATGGACTAAACAAAAAGTTCTATACTAAACATTGTACCTCAGCTTTCATTGTCCAAACCGctaaatctaattttttataaaatgaaatcaaGAATAGTAAGAAGATAGATTTAGCTAAGTACCAAATATTCATCCGATCTCGTTGCACTTTCCCTTTTTGAAAGTAATCAATTTAGAAAACTATGTGTGGGGTAAGAATCAACTCATTCTGTATTGGCGAAATCGCGAGATGATGTTGAAAAGTATTATTTGAATCTCAAAGTTTCAGTTTCAACATTACAATATCTTCAGAAAAAGGGTTATTCAAGGGATGATAATCAAACAATCTTGATGTTGCCGATATAGGAAAAAATGATGATTATAAGCAAGGTAGAAAAGTATCAGCAATGTATGGTTGGGTTAGAGCCATGCCTATGTAATAAAGCACTTGTTGAAACCTATTCGATATTTTGCGAGAAGGGGATCAAGAAAGCACATGAAATGAGAACTCCCTCCAAACCCCCTTATTCGACTCAAGTTTTACAAAAGTCATTGAAGAAGTCTATCATATCCATATGAATATCTTCTAAGTTAAGCATCGTCACAAGATGAAATTGATATTAACATAagaccaacatcaaacaagtttcggtttaatcatattataaagCAAATGTCCAACAGATTGGAAGTTGTATGGTGTGCTCAACTTCAAAAGTAAAAAGAATATGGAAAGTCTAATTCTATGTTGTTAGCCTATGTGACTCTTCTGCTCCAAATACTTGACTGACCGAAAAGAGTGACAAAGAAACTTTGGCCAACAAGGTTAATTTTTTATgactttatttcaaaaattaaagctATTAAGTTGCAGggaaaagaagaaacaagatAAGAGACTCAAGGAAGAATACGTGAAGAAAAGAAGGAGAAAAAGAGAGacttgttatatttttatttggtagaAGTTGTCTCAGttgaagagagaaaaagagTTGCTCACTTGAAATGGAGAAAAATATTTCGGACTGCTCAACCAAAAAACAGCAGGGCGGCAAAACTCTTATGTCTCTTAGAAGCTAGGTTAAAAGATTGGAGGAGATGACTAATGGACTGTAGATTAATTGTCTTATTGGGTTGTAAAGTAAAAAATTGATTACTTATTGGTATGGATTGTAAGGAGGTGACATAAATAAAAGAAGGAAATAAGAAGGAGAAACATAGTGGGTTACGGAAGCGTGGTGGACCTCTGATGAAATATTTGCTCAACAAATAGGCAACAACTGATATTACATTTCATGGTTGACACTTGAGATTTTCAAATGGAACAAATGGAGTGTTGAACTTGGTGGACTACTATGATGCCATTCCACTTCTTCCAGGTCAAAGGAGTCCTGATGGGGGGATAGTGTAACAGAAACAGAGGATTGGTCCGATGTTGGGTCGGGCTTAGCCTATTAGTAGTTAGTTATTTATAACTGCTTTATTATAAATGGATTAATAGTTAGGGTTTATGATAGAGGATGTTTAATTTTCGAAGACAGAGATTGTTTCTCATTTCTTGCTTAGGAAATTCAATTATCAATTATCGTCTATAAACCTTAAATCTGTTACATTGGTATCAAAGCCATATATTATCTTGTTTCTTCATATTATTCTCTATAAACCCTAGATATGTTACAATATCTCTCCATtttatagagaaaaataaaaaaaaaaagttgcatattaaaattcaataaatagATAAATCACATAGGAAATGCAAAAATAtctagtttatttgaaaaggtaAAATTTATCTGGCAAGAGCTTCTCAAACATAACATAAGCATTAAATTTACTACCTAGCTAACCTTCTATAAAGCTAGAGCCCTTGCAAGTATTAGGCCTGGATTGATGTGGAgtttttgagattattttcaaataactcacaATGAAACTACATAGCATcgttcaaatcatcaaccaaataccaaattaccttcattttatttttatactatattttaaatattaatatttatgatattttggtcattttacCAAATAACTCATTccttacatcaaacaagtttttttttcaaataacccagatcaaacaaggccttagattatttaatattagactAACAAATATCACACATCTTCGAGTtcctcaaaatcaatatatagtcaagtgaaaattcaaatattaaataattagcaCCTTTCTCTGTTGATATTTTCCAATATCTTCTCTATTGAACCATGTAGCCGGATGAGTTTCAAGGAAGTCTTCCCTCCAACACCTGAAAGAACATATAATCTTCAGGAAATAGCACAATTTAATCTTCAAACCGATTTATGGGCATAATATAGAATAAGAACACTGGACACAGAGTTCTATCATCGAAATAAGTTAAGAGGATTGTCAATTTGAAGCTGACGATAGTCAAATGAAAACAAAACCCAGTTTTTATCTTGTAGTCAAATTGCTTTCACTGTAATGTATAAGGAATTTTCTGATGAAATCAGCTCAAGAAGAGAATGACCTCATTTGATTACAATTGTGTATCTGTATCTAGATTCCAAATAGTGTTCCAAATGAAACGagcatttaaataattcagaGATTCTGATCATGAAAAAAATAAGCATACCATAGATGGTGTCACAGTAATCACAACCACAAAGAATGCAAAGATCTATGAACTGATCCATAGTTAAATTCAACTCCTCCAAAGCCTGAAAACATAAATAGAACAGGATATCACAAATCAAATATCCAGTGAAGAATGATAAAGATTAGTGCATTTAGCTCTATCCTTTTCCCCATTTTAAGCACCTTTGAAACTACAAATTCCATCACAGGGACTTTTTTTGTGATAGCATCTGTGAAATGCCTAAGCAACCTAGGTGCTCCAAAAGCTAGTGAATCCATGTCTTCTGATGCCATGGCATAGACCTGGAATAAAATAAGCAAATTTGAACAATTCTAAATCAAAGCTTTCATCATTTGACAACATAAATTCATTCTGCAAAACTTTTTCacaaattaaaaagtaaaagaaaataaatagaaaacgAAAAGCTATCCAATAGTAGCTAAAATAAAATCGAACAACCAAAGTAACTGTAATATAGCCaactttatttagttttttaaaggAAAACTTTTATATCAAGAAAGAAGCTCACTAGTTCCAGAAATTGCACCAAAAACTCTTTTTGTTCCTCAACTTGCGGTAGACTCGTTTTGCTTTCGTAACTTTAAAAAGTGGCTCAAAATAGTTAATGTCGTCATTTTATGGTTAACTTCATTGATGTCTTGATACAcactttagaaaaataaaaataatattttagccAAAGATTAAGAAGGTGCAAAATTGTGTATATAAGATTTCAAAACTTATTGTAGTTAACAAAGAAAAAAGAACGCCGGGAAGTAATTTGAGCCCTAGTTAAAAGTGAAAAATGAGCTCGACACAAGCTGAGAGGAAGTAAAATGAGCCATTGATGCAAGTTGGGAAAAAATGAGCTTTTATCCTTTATAGTGTGAACACAATAAAGCAAGCTaacagaaagaaaataaaatattaagtgaaAAAGACCAAAGGAATTATAACCCAACTCACTCCCATTCATTGCAGGTTCCTACTTGCGGCGGTCTCTTTCACAAATAAATCACCCCTGATTGGCACGGTCCCGGAAAGTAAAACTCCTTTTTGTTTCCTTCTTGTTGCTAGATCCCTCTGACTTGGTTGCCTCTGTTTCATAAGATTTAGTCTTCCCCATGTCTCTTTGAGTGTGCTTCTTAGCATCAGGATTTTCACCCCTAATTACTTTAAAATCCACCAATCGAACAGCCGCAGCAATGGCAAGTTCTTCATGTCCTACTTCCTTAGTTCGGTTTCCGCACACGGTTGCAAACCAGATAAAAAGTAGAACAATTTATCTTCTTcgaacatgtttttcacatccAACATTAGGGAGCTAAAATCCCTCACATAATCCCTGATCGAACATGTATGTTTCAAGTTCCGAATGGATTCTCTTGCCTTCCATGACGAGTTGCGAGGCAAAAACTACTCATTCAGTTCACGCTTTATGATCTCCCACGAGTCAATCTTCTCCCGATTCGCACTCGCATCATCAGATAATCGCGCTCTCCACCACAGCTTCGCATCCCCCGCAAGGTACATGCTTGTGATCGAGACTCTTTCCTCTTCAGGGATCTTCGCTGCTGCGAAATAAGTTTCCATATCCACAGAAAATTCTCTAACTCTTTGTCACTTCTCACGCCGCCAAAGGGTTTTGGTTTCGGTACTTCGAAtcgagataaagaaatcttctCACGCCGCCAAAGGGTTTTGGTTCCGGTACTTTGAATCGAGATGAAGAAATCTGTTTCTTTATCTCGATTCGAAGTACCGAAACCAAAACCCTTTGGTGGCGTGAGAAGTGACAAAGAGTTAGAGAATTTTCTGTGGATATGGAAACTTATTTAGCAGCAGCGAAGATCCCTGAAGAGGAAAGAGTCTCGATCACAAGCATGTACCTTGCGGGGGATGCGAAGCTGTGGTGGAGAGCGCGATTATCATATGATGCGAGTACGAATCGGGAGAAGATTGACTCGTGTGAGATCATAAAGCGTGAACTGAAGGAGCAGTTTTTGCCTCGTAACTTGTCATGGAGGGCAAGAGAATCCTTTCGGAACTTGAAACATGCAGGTTCGACCAGGGATTATGTGAGGGACTTTAGCTCCCTAATGTTGGATGTGAAGGACATGTCCGAAGAAGATAAATTGTTCAACTTTTTATCTGGTTTGCAACCGTGGGCGCAAACCGAACTAAGGAGACAGGAATTGAAGAACTTGCCATCGACCATTGGTCCATTGCTGCGGCTAATCGATTGGTGGACTTTAAAGCAATCGAGGGTGAGAATCATGATGCTAAAAAGCACACTCAAAGGGACAAGGGGAATGCTAAATCTTATTAAACAGAGACAGCCAAGTCCGAGGGATCTAGCAACAAGAAGGAAACAAAAGGGAGTTTTGCTTTCCGGGACCGTATCAATCAGGGGTGCTTTATTTGTGAAGGAGACCACCGCATTAAGGACTGTCCAAAGCGTGCAAAAGTAGCAGCACTCTTGGCCGAGAAAGATAAGGAGTCTAGCGAAGAAGTTCCTGCAAGGGTGAATCCGATGCAGCTATTGAGTGCCTTGCATGTGGAGAAATCATTTCCAGGAATGTGATTGATGTTTGTGAAAGTCTGCATCAATGAAAAAGAAGTGATAGCGTTGGTTGATTCGGGGGGTCACACATAATTTTGTTGCAGACCGAGAAATTCAGAAGCTGGATTGGTGATGTCCCCACACAAGGGCCGATTGAAGGCCGTGAATTCTGAAGCCACGCAAAATAAAGGCATCGCCAAAGCCGTCCTCCAGGTGGGAAGTTGGCAGGGGCAGGTCGAGTTGATGGTTGTTCCTCTAGATGATTATGAAGTCATTCTAGGACTTGAGTTTCTGGTCCAAGCGAAGATGGTTGTGATGCCTCACTTGGAAAGGATTTTCATTGGTGATCCCAAGAGCCCCTCATTCATTGGGATTTTCATTTATAGTCTTCTTTGTAATTGTTATTTTTGAgcgaaataaaattataaagttggCGTGACCCGTAATTCTGTGTGTTTTCTACTTTCCTACATACTTATTGATTGTTGTGAGTTCGTTGTTTATTTTTTGCGAGAAATAAACCTCGGTGTTGAGTTTGGATGATTGTTTTGGTGCGCAAAACAAGCCGCACAAGGGCGAAAAAGTTAGTAAAAATTTGCTGCGTAAGTTGCCCTGTGAAGGCACGAGAGTTTTTAGGTCAACTTTTGTATCATAAACCCTAAACGAACAAGCATAAAGACCAAAGGTGTGAACACGAACAAGCCAAGGAAAGAAACCAAAAGAATTAGAATCCAATCCACTCCAGGAAATCCCATTGTGAGCAAGTTCCCTACTTTGTTTAATCGTGAAGAAAATCGCCAAATGTGATGAAAAAGAAACCAATACCTCTCTAGACTTGCAAAGCATAGAACATTGGGCTTCTGCTTCTGATGGAGCCTGAAATAGATGGGAAGTATATCAACGACGGATCAATCTAAGACAACCTAGTAGCTAGAAGACAAGCAAATAACATGTCTTTTTGACTATTCCATCACCTGAATACCAGGCAACCCCATAAGTCTTACAAGTTTCTTGCAGTCTTCCTTGTGCTTCTCTGTTACCTTCCAAACCAAAAACATTTTAGTTACTCATAGTCATACAAGCAGAGATCAAGGGCTTGTTGATCTagaactttttttataaaaataaatcttgatcagttaaaaaatggattatttggattaaatgaccaaaatatcctttgtatttgatattttatatttttataaagaattcAAATAAGTGTTTTTGTATGTAGTCAGTGATTTGAATAACTTGATAAAAAAAGAAGGGATTAATAAAAgtccacatcaaacaaggccccaATATATCCAAGGAATAAGCTTAGTGCAATCAGATCATATGTGGCTTTGACAGCATAGTAGCATACATTGAGAAAGTGAGAGGAGTCTTAATATGCAAGGCATTATATGTGACAAATTCAACTTTCCTTGATGAATGGATTCAATGAACTACATTTACACAACCTGTAACGTTTTTAAGATTTGGTATagacattgtttgtattattagaaTTCTTATTCACGACAACtcttttaatacaaattttaatttcaaaaaagtGAGATGAGTCGTAAGGCAGTAAGAAGAACAGAGATAATGGGAGAAAATCCAAATGTATCAGAACCCACCTTTACTGTTTGTCTACTGAATTTCTTGATATCATCCTCATTTCCATGCTATAACATTTaccaaaaaaatgaattatcaAGAAAGAAGATGATGGAAAACACAACAACATCTAACCTATGTTGCACAGATACAAATAGGGTATCGTATCAAATACGATACGGATACGGCGATAcaacaaattttgaaaatatagaaTACGATACGTTTAGGATAcgtaaattattaaatatatatatatatatatatatataaaaaataaatttagtattaacataaataaagaTAGAAACTCGGAGACTGTCAAGCGCGGACAGTGCCTGTCGAGCTTGGGAAGTTGGGAAAAAGGCAGTAAAAAATAGATGGTAAAGCagtaagaaagaaaaagaaggcaAAGAGGAAGGAGTAAGAgatataattaagtattaggTCAAAGAAgggtttaatttgtttaattttagtttactctaaaattttaataattccagtttgattttaaaacttttattttttgaaaaatacacCAAAACGTATCAAAAAACGTGTACAAGCCTTATCCAGACCGTATCGGATTGATCAACCCTACAAAAAGTCAACGATACATATTTTGTCGGATCCGATACCCGTTTTTCCGTATCGGATCGACAAAATAAGAATATGCAAAATGTACTTCtatcctaataataataaaagagatgAGCAACACCAAATAAGAATATTAGGCCTATTAGCTTATGTAAAGCCTGGTATTAACCATGATTTTCTTACAATGAGGGCCTCATTCAATCCATCCACAGCGTCTGCTCTCCGCGAGTTACTGCATGAAAGAACTTTTCATAGGAAAATACAAACAAACTGGAAATGTAACCAGCTAGATCAAGAAATACCGTTTCATAAGCTCATGCTTTTTCAAATCTGGAGGCTTTCCATCAAACACATATCTAGTTAATGTCAAAACTCATTTAGTCACTATTAATTCACATGGAttcatttcaaaagaaaatggAGATAGCATGATAACCTACATTGGTTTTAATCCAGCTTCTAGAATCGTAATTGTCCGGGATAACATTCCTTGCAGATGACTAGAATCCATAAGAACACAACTTATAAGCAACAATCATAATTTCATATTGGCCCCATTTTGAAAcacttttaattttgttttagtatATGAATCTAAATCCAGATACATaaatatttggaaacaaaacATGGTCCGAGGCTGATTAAAAAAACTGTAGGTTGTGTCGCATCTAGATCATAAACAAAGTTGTATGTAAAACATCCCACTATCCTTTCCTGGGTTGTGGCTGCTCTACCACTATATCTACAATTCAAAAGTTCGAGGATGGTAGAGACTAGAGAGTGTGGGCACTGAGCAGAGTCATAGAATGGACCATCGTGGAAGCCAAGTTTAAGAGTTTGTACTCAATCATCATGAAATGTTCATTTTCGTCTAATACCGACAGAAATGAAGGAATGTTCAGAAGGTCAAGAAAATCAGAAGAACAATGCCTTATTTGATTATTTGGATTATATCCACATAAACCAATGTATCATCATCAATCACAACTTCTCTccaattatttaaatcatcaactaaataTGAAAACACATAGTTTTActctttataacattttaaacattaaaatattaaatagtagTAGCCATTTCACTGAAAAAAAAACTGAGGAAaacactttttcatcaaacaatatattttaattggaaTAAACCCATATCAAACAAGTTTCAAATATGAAAATCGATTGTAACAAATAAACTATGATCATACCAACTGACTTTTGTGCAAAGAATGGGGGTATGGATAATAACTCAAAACTCATCACCCCAACATAATCTCAATTCCCAAGATTAAGTATGCTGAAAAGGGAATacctaaaaaatgaattattaagcAAACAACCAGAAAGAAATAGTTCTAACTTGCCTAGTTACTTCACCAGCATCGTTAGTAAGCAATCCATTACCATTTCGATTCACCACAGTCTGCATAATTGAGAAAGCCCCAATTCATAATCAAAAGTTTTGAtttgaaagagagaaatttaAGAAAACATGCCAGCACTACCCACCAGAAACTGATATATACTTATATTAGCATCGATTGCTATTTGGCGCCCAGAATAGCTCTCCAACTTCTGGAGTTTGATAGAAGTTGGAGCATTTTCAgtcaataattttgttaaacCCTGAACAGACAGGAAACTTTGTTAAACCCTGAACAGGTATGAAACTTCGTTAAACCCTGAACAGGCATGAAACTTTGTTAAACCCTGAACAGGCATGAAACTTTGTTAAACCCTGAACAGGTATGAAACTTTGTTAAACCCTGAACAGGCATGAAACTTTGTTAAACCCTGAGTCGGAAAGATATAAAGGGCATTTCTGAAGTACCTACCTTTACACCCATCGGTCGGTGACTGATAACTTCGAGCTTTATCCTCTTCGGGGGAGTTTGTCTATAGCCGTCGTCTGCACTGTGAATCGCGTTAAATTAGAGTCGTAGGTCGCGTTAAATTCGTGAGTGATTcgcattttgatttatttatttttaatttgttatttactaattaattagtttttattaattcaaataaaaacttcatatataaaattaatttataaataataaatattaatattaaaaataaattaaaatagttaaatagaaatttataagttaaatagtaaaacaaatttctaaaatttaaaattttaataaataaaaataattaacaaaaagcAATATCtttatttactaaaataaatttatttaagttcATAATAATGAGTGGCACAATATTTTGACGCCCTAATagcataatttatttttaattttttatatttgatgttaggttaaaaatatataataatttatgtattataattGTAATCCTAGAAATCTCTTTTCTTAGAAAAGTTTGAGGTCCAAGAAATTTTAACATTGGTTTGCGTGTTgagaattttttaataaacatcttgtgactcacattttttcatatgtatatatatcgctcgacaaaccactcattAATCTTAGTCAActtctcttttactctcacttcaacaaatcaacaaccaatctcaattgatcacataccacttatccaacgtcaaatcaaccactaatcaCCACCCGacatccatctcgtgacctcacactttcaaatgctcgtcaaaccaaccattaattctcaacctcacactcgaaaaACCATCCACCACTcaaccttcatctcgtgacctcacacttttaaat
Proteins encoded:
- the LOC124912500 gene encoding flap endonuclease 1-like isoform X1, translating into MGVKGLTKLLTENAPTSIKLQKLESYSGRQIAIDANISIYQFLTVVNRNGNGLLTNDAGEVTSHLQGMLSRTITILEAGLKPIYVFDGKPPDLKKHELMKRNSRRADAVDGLNEALIHGNEDDIKKFSRQTVKVTEKHKEDCKKLVRLMGLPGIQAPSEAEAQCSMLCKSREVYAMASEDMDSLAFGAPRLLRHFTDAITKKVPVMEFVVSKALEELNLTMDQFIDLCILCGCDYCDTIYGVGGKTSLKLIRLHGSIEKILENINRERYKVPEDWGYEAVRKLFKEPEVYTDSSQLNIESTSPDKEGLMEFLVGQNSFSHDKVTKSIEKITAANKSNQDSGSKLLFKPAMNSSVPVKQKEVRCVIGSPKLTIKPSVPFLNVAKQLDVLHTTRMSNREALLQPMILNPICW
- the LOC124912500 gene encoding flap endonuclease 1-like isoform X5; amino-acid sequence: MGVKGLTKLLTENAPTSIKLQKLESYSGRQIAIDANISIYQFLTVVNRNGNGLLTNDAGEVTSHLQGMLSRTITILEAGLKPIYVFDGKPPDLKKHELMKRNSRRADAVDGLNEALIHGNEDDIKKFSRQTVKVTEKHKEDCKKLVRLMGLPGIQAPSEAEAQCSMLCKSREVYAMASEDMDSLAFGAPRLLRHFTDAITKKVPVMEFVVSKALEELNLTMDQFIDLCILCGCDYCDTIYGVGGKTSLKLIRLHGSIEKILENINRERYKVPEDWGYEAVRKLFKEPEVYTDSSQLNIESTSPDKEGLMEFLVGQNSFSHDKVTKIQKQKVCPNGSYIVS
- the LOC124912500 gene encoding flap endonuclease 1-like isoform X4, with the translated sequence MGVKGLTKLLTENAPTSIKLQKLESYSGRQIAIDANISIYQFLTVVNRNGNGLLTNDAGEVTSHLQGMLSRTITILEAGLKPIYVFDGKPPDLKKHELMKRNSRRADAVDGLNEALIHGNEDDIKKFSRQTVKVTEKHKEDCKKLVRLMGLPGIQAPSEAEAQCSMLCKSREVYAMASEDMDSLAFGAPRLLRHFTDAITKKVPVMEFVVSKALEELNLTMDQFIDLCILCGCDYCDTIYGVGGKTSLKLIRLHGSIEKILENINRERYKVPEDWGYEAVRKLFKEPEVYTDSSQLNIESTSPDKEGLMEFLVGQNSFSHDKVTKSIEKITAANKSNQDSV
- the LOC124912500 gene encoding flap endonuclease 1-like isoform X3; this translates as MGVKGLTKLLTENAPTSIKLQKLESYSGRQIAIDANISIYQFLTVVNRNGNGLLTNDAGEVTSHLQGMLSRTITILEAGLKPIYVFDGKPPDLKKHELMKRNSRRADAVDGLNEALIHGNEDDIKKFSRQTVKVTEKHKEDCKKLVRLMGLPGIQAPSEAEAQCSMLCKSREVYAMASEDMDSLAFGAPRLLRHFTDAITKKVPVMEFVVSKALEELNLTMDQFIDLCILCGCDYCDTIYGVGGKTSLKLIRLHGSIEKILENINRERYKVPEDWGYEAVRKLFKEPEVYTDSSQLNIESTSPDKEGLMEFLVGQNSFSHDKVTKSIEKITAANKSNQDSGSKLLFKPAMNSSVPVKQKV
- the LOC124912500 gene encoding flap endonuclease 1-like isoform X2, which encodes MGVKGLTKLLTENAPTSIKLQKLESYSGRQIAIDANISIYQFLTVVNRNGNGLLTNDAGEVTSHLQGMLSRTITILEAGLKPIYVFDGKPPDLKKHELMKRNSRRADAVDGLNEALIHGNEDDIKKFSRQTVKVTEKHKEDCKKLVRLMGLPGIQAPSEAEAQCSMLCKSREVYAMASEDMDSLAFGAPRLLRHFTDAITKKVPVMEFVVSKALEELNLTMDQFIDLCILCGCDYCDTIYGVGGKTSLKLIRLHGSIEKILENINRERYKVPEDWGYEAVRKLFKEPEVYTDSSQLNIESTSPDKEGLMEFLVGQNSFSHDKVTKSIEKITAANKSNQDRSKLLFKPAMNSSVPVKQKEVRCVIGSPKLTIKPSVPFLNVAKQLDVLHTTRMSNREALLQPMILNPICW